In Novosphingobium sp. MMS21-SN21R, a single genomic region encodes these proteins:
- a CDS encoding TetR/AcrR family transcriptional regulator: MTAPKPAKSAGKHSSTRRSQQQRNDEMRALLAKAAYDEIAEKGHSNFRTAPVFARAGVSKGGMQHYFPTKNSLTLAAVEYAFDQANLMSAEFMQRPVQSARDVLNNLLDDLEEYFGHNRFLVSLDITLHAAKSETLASEIRRRISDARTPIYRRWAEQFEQFGYSAVNARFLVETATLLASGAAIRKLWTPLDPAIKQKWITMILEQQLSA; the protein is encoded by the coding sequence GTGACCGCGCCAAAGCCCGCAAAATCTGCCGGCAAACATTCCTCAACACGGCGAAGTCAACAGCAACGTAATGATGAGATGCGCGCCCTGCTGGCCAAGGCGGCGTATGACGAGATTGCTGAAAAGGGCCACAGCAACTTTCGCACCGCTCCCGTCTTTGCTCGGGCGGGTGTCTCGAAAGGTGGTATGCAACATTACTTTCCCACCAAGAACTCGCTGACCCTCGCGGCTGTGGAATATGCTTTTGATCAAGCCAATCTTATGTCCGCTGAATTTATGCAGCGGCCCGTCCAGAGCGCCCGGGATGTCCTGAATAATCTTCTGGACGATCTTGAAGAATACTTCGGCCACAATCGGTTTTTGGTGTCGCTCGACATAACTCTTCATGCGGCCAAGTCTGAAACGCTGGCTTCGGAAATTCGCCGACGGATATCAGACGCACGCACGCCGATATACCGCCGATGGGCAGAGCAGTTTGAACAATTCGGCTATTCCGCAGTGAATGCCCGGTTTCTCGTCGAAACAGCGACTCTGCTGGCCTCGGGGGCGGCGATCCGGAAACTTTGGACTCCGCTCGATCCAGCCATAAAGCAAAAATGGATCACCATGATACTCGAGCAGCAATTGTCGGCCTGA
- a CDS encoding phosphotransferase family protein — translation MVGIAQDYTAFCNWLGATGAVGADCEVVGVKQPKTGFSADTLLLEIASDTGLADIVVRIERIGRHMFLNSSMERQAQMMKVLGTSDVPVPTVLGWSTDLSILGSPFLVMRACAGVSLPQYPSYHVEGPLIELAPSQRAHAWNDALAVMAKINRIDWQAGGRFLMEPAYGTLGLDHYLGWIAAWRHMVCPQGNPIIDAGIAYLRNKQPANANAELLWGDSNPGNFLFGPDGSVTAALDFEAASIGPAEIDLGWWFLVDRMLAAGNTLPDGMPNRYEQIAHFERELGRAMEDLPYYEVLAALRMALVMARTGGMLIQSGALAADNQVGLYNPAATLLAEMIGVVHDDRLDDYFAMVTTMNAR, via the coding sequence TTGGTCGGCATCGCACAAGACTACACGGCGTTCTGCAACTGGCTTGGGGCAACCGGGGCTGTCGGGGCAGATTGTGAGGTCGTGGGCGTCAAGCAGCCCAAAACCGGGTTTTCGGCTGATACCCTGCTTCTTGAAATCGCTTCCGATACCGGCCTTGCAGACATCGTCGTGAGGATCGAGCGGATTGGCCGTCACATGTTTCTGAATTCATCGATGGAGCGCCAGGCGCAGATGATGAAGGTGCTGGGAACGTCTGACGTGCCCGTGCCGACGGTGCTGGGGTGGTCGACCGACCTTTCGATACTCGGCTCGCCGTTTCTGGTCATGCGCGCTTGCGCTGGTGTATCTCTGCCGCAGTATCCCAGTTATCATGTTGAGGGGCCGCTGATCGAACTGGCCCCTTCGCAAAGAGCACACGCCTGGAACGACGCGCTGGCGGTCATGGCGAAGATCAACCGTATCGACTGGCAGGCCGGTGGCCGCTTCTTGATGGAGCCTGCTTATGGCACGCTTGGCCTCGATCATTATCTGGGCTGGATCGCCGCCTGGCGACACATGGTTTGCCCGCAAGGAAATCCTATCATCGATGCCGGAATAGCCTACCTGCGGAACAAGCAACCCGCAAATGCCAACGCCGAACTGTTGTGGGGCGATTCCAATCCAGGCAACTTTCTGTTCGGGCCGGACGGATCGGTCACAGCCGCGCTCGATTTCGAGGCAGCCTCGATCGGTCCTGCGGAAATCGATCTTGGCTGGTGGTTTCTCGTCGACCGTATGCTCGCCGCTGGCAATACGCTGCCGGATGGGATGCCAAACCGTTATGAGCAGATCGCCCACTTCGAACGCGAACTGGGGCGGGCTATGGAAGACCTGCCGTATTACGAAGTGTTGGCGGCACTGCGGATGGCGCTAGTGATGGCACGCACGGGCGGGATGCTCATCCAATCGGGGGCGCTCGCGGCTGATAACCAGGTTGGCCTCTACAATCCGGCGGCGACCCTGCTTGCCGAGATGATCGGTGTGGTTCACGACGACCGCCTTGATGATTATTTTGCCATGGTGACGACGATGAACGCCCGTTGA
- a CDS encoding SDR family oxidoreductase: MRQGEGADSLTGRVAIVTGGSSGIGFAIATRLAASGAAVMISGRNAKTGLAAQEALTGSGGVAAFLQTDVTDEVAVTELVAQAARQFGPPTLLVNNAGPSGDAFGLGLVHELPASAFADAMNVGVMGALLCCRAVLPHMMAQGRGAIVNISAIAAARAIPLMGAYAMCKAALEALGRQVANDYARHGVRCNNLQVGTVRPQAGDVSTLPDTFDHGLLDRAIAATTMAGRVGNYAEAAEAALFLLSDRSSFITGASIPVDGGATGKLAYPDYTDAMGD; the protein is encoded by the coding sequence ATGAGGCAGGGAGAGGGTGCAGACAGCCTTACCGGTCGCGTAGCAATTGTGACGGGCGGCAGTTCCGGTATCGGCTTTGCCATAGCAACGCGACTTGCAGCAAGCGGCGCAGCGGTGATGATTTCCGGTCGCAACGCCAAAACCGGCCTCGCGGCGCAAGAGGCATTGACGGGGTCTGGCGGTGTGGCTGCGTTCCTGCAAACCGACGTAACCGATGAAGTGGCGGTGACAGAACTGGTTGCACAGGCGGCACGCCAATTCGGGCCGCCAACGCTTCTGGTCAACAATGCAGGACCATCGGGAGACGCGTTCGGCCTGGGGCTTGTCCACGAACTTCCCGCAAGTGCATTTGCCGATGCGATGAACGTTGGTGTCATGGGGGCACTGCTGTGTTGCAGAGCTGTTCTGCCGCATATGATGGCACAGGGCAGAGGGGCGATTGTCAACATTTCGGCGATTGCCGCAGCTCGTGCAATACCGCTGATGGGGGCCTATGCGATGTGCAAGGCGGCTTTGGAAGCCCTCGGCAGACAGGTCGCCAACGACTACGCCCGCCATGGCGTTCGTTGCAATAATCTGCAGGTGGGCACGGTCCGGCCGCAGGCAGGCGACGTATCGACATTACCTGACACCTTCGATCACGGATTGCTCGATCGCGCTATTGCCGCCACGACGATGGCCGGGCGGGTCGGCAATTATGCCGAGGCGGCGGAGGCAGCGCTGTTTCTGCTTTCGGATCGCAGCAGCTTTATCACCGGCGCCTCCATACCGGTAGATGGGGGCGCAACCGGCAAGCTCGCTTATCCCGATTACACCGATGCGATGGGCGATTGA